In a single window of the Saccharothrix australiensis genome:
- a CDS encoding putative glycoside hydrolase — protein sequence MKPGAFSGGAKSFWLHLNSTPVSDEMIEAEARRHRYVVLNAWEGDLLKKLKARNPDIRVFVYKDLSSTRSYACRDGADDRFLPAGVGYCAADRDHPDWFLLGPDGRRFQYSGYDGHWQMDVGHTGYQDAWAANVIQESKAIGFDGVFMDNALFPCDAYHPGVCPAKYPDNARFQGAYRSMLSNMKGRFADAGLTTVANLSNARLHPGGWTSYVDHVDGGFDEWWLAFSGTNLLPEYREGWSRQAEEVTENEMRGKITWVQPHFGPGDERAMRYAMASYFLTAGERAAIAAVERTDGYGDPPPRNPLYDWDLGTATTPYRSVGHNVFQRDFTCGVVVVNANPTESEPVQVRLGATYVDERGAGVADVRLAGTSGAVLRKGCG from the coding sequence GTGAAACCAGGCGCGTTCAGCGGTGGGGCCAAGTCGTTCTGGCTGCACTTGAACAGCACGCCGGTGTCGGACGAGATGATCGAGGCCGAGGCCCGGCGGCACCGGTACGTCGTGCTCAACGCCTGGGAAGGCGACCTGCTGAAGAAGCTCAAGGCACGCAACCCGGACATCCGGGTGTTCGTCTACAAGGACCTGTCCTCGACCCGCAGCTACGCGTGCCGCGACGGGGCGGACGACCGGTTCCTGCCCGCCGGTGTCGGCTACTGCGCCGCCGACCGGGACCACCCCGACTGGTTCCTGCTGGGGCCCGACGGGCGGCGGTTCCAGTACAGCGGGTACGACGGCCACTGGCAGATGGACGTCGGCCACACCGGCTACCAGGACGCCTGGGCCGCCAACGTCATCCAGGAGAGCAAGGCGATCGGGTTCGACGGCGTGTTCATGGACAACGCGCTGTTCCCGTGCGACGCCTACCACCCCGGCGTGTGCCCGGCGAAGTACCCGGACAACGCCCGGTTCCAGGGCGCCTACCGGTCGATGCTGTCCAACATGAAGGGCAGGTTCGCCGACGCCGGGCTGACCACGGTCGCGAACCTGTCCAACGCCAGGCTCCACCCCGGCGGCTGGACGTCCTACGTCGACCACGTCGACGGCGGTTTCGACGAGTGGTGGCTCGCCTTCAGCGGGACCAACCTGCTGCCCGAGTACCGGGAGGGTTGGAGCAGGCAGGCCGAGGAGGTCACGGAGAACGAGATGCGCGGCAAGATCACCTGGGTCCAGCCGCACTTCGGCCCCGGCGACGAGCGGGCGATGCGCTACGCGATGGCGAGCTACTTCCTGACCGCCGGCGAGCGTGCCGCGATCGCCGCGGTGGAGCGGACCGACGGCTACGGCGACCCGCCACCGCGCAACCCCCTGTACGACTGGGACCTCGGCACGGCCACGACGCCGTACCGGTCGGTGGGGCACAACGTGTTCCAGCGCGACTTCACGTGCGGCGTGGTGGTCGTCAACGCGAACCCGACCGAGAGCGAGCCGGTCCAGGTCCGCCTCGGCGCGACCTACGTCGACGAGCGCGGCGCGGGCGTGGCGGACGTGCGCCTGGCCGGCACGTCCGGGGCGGTCCTGCGCAAGGGCTGCGGCTGA